In Moorena sp. SIOASIH, the following proteins share a genomic window:
- a CDS encoding alpha-1,2-fucosyltransferase, which translates to MGVVIVRLSGGLGNQMFQYAIGRKIALVNNVQVKLDISSFDHDLLRTYNLYWFQIKQAFASSEELAALKSLRQTKESNPVILRLRQVMKRFASWKVFREEQLMPFHPNIMTSSDKIYLDGYWQSEKYFLDIEDVIRREYTCKYEPNAQSKKIAEMIANSHSVSIHVRRGDYVSNPGTNQLHGTCSLTYYQQCVEQIAKEVLHPHFFVFSDHPIWVKENLCLDYPMTFVTHNNHLRDYEDLWLMSHCQHHIIANSSFSWWAAWLNPNLNKKVFAPKKWFNDPRLDTRDLLPDNWIKV; encoded by the coding sequence ATGGGCGTTGTTATCGTGAGATTGAGTGGTGGATTGGGCAATCAGATGTTTCAATATGCAATCGGACGTAAAATAGCCCTCGTTAATAATGTTCAAGTGAAGCTAGATATTTCATCGTTTGACCATGATCTACTTCGCACGTACAACTTGTATTGGTTTCAGATTAAACAAGCTTTTGCTAGCTCGGAAGAATTGGCAGCACTCAAGTCATTAAGACAAACAAAAGAGTCGAATCCAGTTATTCTTCGCTTAAGACAAGTAATGAAGCGGTTTGCAAGCTGGAAGGTTTTCAGGGAAGAGCAGTTGATGCCATTTCACCCAAATATCATGACTAGCTCTGACAAGATTTATTTAGACGGCTACTGGCAAAGCGAGAAGTATTTTTTGGATATTGAAGATGTTATTCGGCGTGAGTATACATGTAAATATGAGCCAAATGCTCAGAGTAAAAAAATAGCCGAAATGATAGCAAATAGTCACTCCGTTAGCATTCATGTTAGAAGAGGTGATTATGTCTCGAATCCAGGGACTAACCAATTACACGGTACCTGTAGTTTGACTTATTACCAGCAATGCGTCGAGCAGATTGCTAAAGAAGTGCTTCATCCGCATTTCTTTGTTTTCTCTGATCACCCTATTTGGGTAAAAGAAAATCTATGTTTGGACTACCCTATGACATTTGTCACCCATAATAACCATCTTAGAGATTATGAAGATTTGTGGCTGATGTCTCATTGCCAGCATCACATTATTGCCAATAGCAGCTTTAGCTGGTGGGCAGCTTGGCTCAATCCAAATTTGAATAAGAAAGTGTTTGCCCCGAAGAAGTGGTTTAACGACCCTCGTTTAGATACACGAGATTTACTCCCTGACAATTGGATCAAAGTATGA
- a CDS encoding glycosyltransferase, producing the protein MSQITETPLVSVLMPVYNGTLYLREAVDSILSQTLTNFEFIIVDDGSTDETPRILDNYNDPRIVRVTNQSNLGIVDSLNRGLKMVRGKYVARMDADDISLPERLRQQVQFLEEHPEIGILGTAITILFDETNRSESTDCYYPSQPGIVRWNLFFNNSQTVAHPTMMVRRIIYEQLKGYDTTFVHAEDYDFLLRACFHTEITNLPNILLHYRRHGRNVSYIHRQAQAKNAILAQRKTLCAFLSQELSFETTHALHVHQWKAINLAETLNVAKLLSQLYRTCISSFRLTQSEREKIQHDVLQGLKKLALTRKVGQKQMLSIKLWWIWLMIYFYKDNGQGNCISIELQNAVTLPKT; encoded by the coding sequence ATGAGTCAAATAACCGAGACGCCACTGGTTAGCGTCCTAATGCCAGTTTACAACGGTACCTTATATTTACGTGAGGCCGTTGATAGCATATTGAGTCAAACCCTCACCAATTTTGAATTTATCATTGTTGATGATGGCTCAACAGACGAAACTCCTAGGATTTTGGATAATTACAATGATCCACGCATTGTTAGAGTTACCAATCAAAGCAATCTGGGAATCGTCGATTCGCTAAATCGTGGGTTGAAGATGGTGCGGGGGAAATATGTGGCTCGGATGGATGCAGACGATATTAGCTTGCCAGAGCGCTTAAGGCAACAGGTCCAATTTTTGGAAGAACATCCAGAGATAGGAATTTTGGGGACTGCCATTACCATCTTGTTTGACGAAACAAATAGGTCCGAGAGTACAGACTGCTATTACCCTAGCCAGCCCGGTATTGTTCGTTGGAACCTCTTTTTTAATAATTCTCAAACCGTTGCCCATCCAACAATGATGGTTCGGCGAATAATTTACGAACAATTAAAAGGGTATGACACTACTTTTGTCCATGCGGAGGATTATGATTTCTTGTTGAGGGCTTGTTTTCACACAGAGATCACGAATTTGCCAAATATTCTGTTGCATTATCGAAGACATGGTCGAAATGTTAGCTATATCCATCGTCAAGCACAAGCCAAAAACGCGATCCTTGCCCAGCGGAAAACACTTTGCGCTTTCTTATCTCAAGAACTCTCCTTTGAAACCACTCATGCTTTGCATGTTCATCAATGGAAGGCAATCAACCTGGCAGAAACCCTTAACGTGGCTAAGTTACTCTCCCAACTTTATCGAACTTGTATAAGTTCATTCAGGTTGACTCAAAGTGAAAGAGAGAAAATCCAGCATGATGTACTGCAAGGGCTAAAGAAGTTGGCATTAACACGGAAGGTAGGACAAAAGCAAATGCTTTCAATAAAACTATGGTGGATATGGCTCATGATCTACTTTTATAAAGATAACGGTCAGGGTAATTGCATCTCAATCGAGCTCCAAAATGCTGTAACACTTCCTAAAACTTGA
- a CDS encoding STELLO glycosyltransferase family protein encodes MTKKYIIVTTINDKTEGISHFEQFQDWHIVLVGDCKTPAIDSSANLTFLSVSEQEKLGYELVKHCPYNHYARKNIGYLYGIQAGAEVIYDTDDDNWPTQSWGIYDFYGHRQYVTEQKFVNIYRYFTEKLVWPRGYPLDEIQHQTEHQLLNTEPVSIGVWQGLVDLDPDVDAIYRLIIGENITFAKNSSVFLGKEQYCPFNSQNTFWHRDAFPYLYLPSTTSFRFTDILRGYIAQKLMWNQGIYLGFQPADVYQKRNPHDLMTDFKQEVECYLGVKAIVALLDTLELAENPLENLQVVYTSLAEAGFVTALEVSICQAWLNDLTRILENRDNYYIKEGAA; translated from the coding sequence ATGACGAAAAAGTATATTATTGTTACCACAATTAATGATAAAACAGAAGGTATTAGTCATTTTGAACAATTTCAAGATTGGCATATTGTCTTAGTAGGTGACTGCAAGACACCTGCCATCGACTCATCAGCAAATCTGACTTTTCTATCGGTTAGCGAACAAGAAAAGTTAGGATATGAGTTGGTTAAGCACTGCCCATATAATCACTACGCTCGCAAAAATATTGGTTATTTGTATGGGATTCAAGCAGGGGCAGAGGTGATTTATGACACCGATGATGACAACTGGCCTACCCAGAGTTGGGGAATCTACGATTTTTATGGCCACAGGCAATATGTGACCGAACAAAAATTTGTAAACATCTATCGTTATTTCACAGAAAAGCTAGTTTGGCCGCGAGGGTACCCTTTAGATGAAATCCAGCATCAGACCGAGCATCAGCTTCTTAATACCGAGCCTGTCTCGATTGGGGTTTGGCAGGGGTTGGTCGATTTAGACCCTGATGTGGATGCTATTTACCGCTTGATCATCGGTGAAAACATTACCTTTGCCAAGAATAGCTCTGTGTTTTTGGGAAAGGAGCAATATTGTCCCTTCAATTCACAAAACACATTTTGGCATAGAGATGCCTTTCCTTACCTTTATCTGCCTTCAACTACAAGCTTCCGGTTTACCGATATATTGCGTGGATATATTGCCCAAAAACTAATGTGGAACCAAGGTATATATCTCGGATTTCAGCCTGCTGACGTTTACCAAAAGCGCAATCCACACGACCTGATGACAGATTTCAAGCAAGAAGTAGAATGTTACCTTGGGGTCAAAGCAATTGTAGCTTTGCTGGACACACTGGAATTGGCAGAAAATCCCCTTGAAAATTTGCAAGTAGTCTACACATCTTTGGCAGAGGCTGGATTTGTTACCGCACTGGAGGTCTCGATTTGCCAAGCGTGGTTAAATGATTTGACCCGCATTCTTGAAAACAGGGACAACTATTACATCAAAGAGGGGGCTGCTTGA
- a CDS encoding glycosyltransferase encodes MARPWSYNVHVGWEVGFHANNVQFLTILTPWISLAKEIVGEQRFDQVWINDLLWINDLLISPRHGGDISEAQLAMLATLAPVRVGLLTESVYDYTDQEMAVHPHLQRRQAVVEKFLPYLTHVVAYDEADVAKVEYGSGLPCMWSPSPVVGSLIHEDVPPPTYNQAFFSGGVHHGRQMWLKHPLLQQHFSRLSSPDQGTLYAQVFDCLHSRPVRCLIQNPLALPFYYVYLNAVRRIRKRSYIRWLRGLQLGVAVVNLPHFVKSYTPRVIEGMAAGRPVLSWEIPNRPRNKALFEDGKEILLFNTPDELAAHIQRLQSDALFAQQITENARRRIRKFHTTDKRVQQILKWIQTGKEPIYQ; translated from the coding sequence GTGGCACGGCCATGGTCATATAATGTCCATGTTGGTTGGGAAGTGGGATTCCATGCCAACAACGTCCAGTTCTTGACAATCTTGACGCCGTGGATATCACTGGCAAAAGAGATCGTTGGAGAGCAGCGTTTTGATCAAGTGTGGATCAATGATTTGCTGTGGATCAACGATTTGCTGATCTCGCCTAGACACGGGGGTGACATTAGCGAAGCGCAATTGGCGATGCTTGCCACTTTAGCGCCCGTCCGTGTGGGCTTGCTCACGGAGTCGGTTTACGATTACACGGATCAAGAAATGGCCGTACACCCACACTTGCAACGCAGACAAGCAGTGGTTGAGAAATTTTTGCCTTATTTAACCCATGTGGTAGCTTATGATGAAGCTGATGTGGCAAAGGTAGAATACGGTTCAGGGCTGCCTTGTATGTGGTCTCCCAGCCCTGTGGTGGGCAGCTTGATTCACGAAGATGTACCACCACCTACCTACAATCAAGCATTTTTTAGTGGGGGTGTCCATCATGGACGACAGATGTGGCTGAAGCACCCTCTTCTGCAACAGCATTTCAGTCGTCTAAGTTCCCCTGATCAGGGCACACTGTATGCACAAGTCTTCGATTGCTTACACAGCCGTCCTGTACGTTGTCTGATCCAAAATCCTCTTGCCCTTCCTTTTTATTATGTCTATCTAAATGCGGTACGTCGCATCCGCAAACGCAGCTATATACGCTGGCTGCGCGGGTTACAGTTGGGTGTGGCAGTTGTCAATCTGCCCCACTTTGTCAAGTCCTACACACCTCGTGTGATTGAGGGTATGGCTGCTGGACGACCTGTACTTTCTTGGGAGATTCCCAATCGACCGCGTAACAAAGCACTTTTTGAAGATGGAAAAGAGATTTTACTCTTTAATACCCCAGATGAACTGGCTGCTCATATTCAGCGCTTGCAATCAGATGCTCTTTTTGCCCAACAAATCACAGAGAATGCCCGTCGGCGTATTCGTAAATTTCACACTACGGACAAGCGCGTACAACAAATTTTGAAGTGGATTCAAACTGGAAAAGAGCCAATTTATCAGTAA
- a CDS encoding glycosyltransferase: MPKPLTIVHIIPELNLKGGGVNTFLKTLIYCLVDKQNKNIIKNIIVTNQSDESDRKDFQALGTPVFSRLMASQLDQGKPLEIIQWMTQILKQLQPDLVNTHLFWADTLGRQAAVSAGVPVIITRECNVNLNETAKHRKIKRDLANITDCIICNAEAVRKYAEEVEGIPPHSLEVIHNGVLIEKYECDCSYDHQKPVEFVYVGRLEPQKNPLILINAFAAIIVDYPDCRLSIIGDGSLKEECLNQVKTLGLSESVRFLGYNKKPWDWVNPGSVSILTSSFEGLPNAVLEAMAAGIICIVPNLAVMKEIAKAGSELIIYEVGNQNKLIEAMKLLLEMTPEEKLLMIRTARTRVEQDFDAHKMADKYLNLYQTIYRNKVLTKHTADKVRGSSGY, translated from the coding sequence ATGCCCAAACCCTTGACTATTGTTCATATAATTCCAGAACTAAATCTAAAGGGTGGAGGAGTTAACACCTTCCTTAAAACCCTGATTTACTGTCTTGTTGATAAGCAAAATAAAAATATTATTAAAAATATTATTGTTACGAATCAGTCAGACGAGTCAGATAGAAAAGATTTTCAAGCTCTGGGAACTCCTGTATTCAGTAGGTTAATGGCTTCTCAATTAGATCAAGGTAAGCCACTCGAAATCATCCAATGGATGACTCAGATACTCAAGCAACTTCAGCCTGATCTCGTTAATACCCATTTATTTTGGGCAGATACCCTTGGTAGACAAGCTGCTGTCAGTGCTGGTGTTCCGGTAATTATTACTAGGGAGTGCAACGTAAACCTTAATGAAACTGCAAAGCATAGGAAGATTAAGCGTGATCTCGCTAACATCACTGACTGCATAATTTGCAATGCGGAAGCTGTTAGAAAATATGCTGAAGAAGTTGAAGGAATTCCTCCTCATTCCCTGGAGGTTATTCATAATGGTGTGCTTATTGAAAAATATGAATGTGACTGTAGTTATGACCACCAAAAACCAGTGGAATTTGTTTATGTTGGTAGACTAGAGCCACAGAAGAATCCTCTAATTCTCATCAATGCATTTGCTGCCATCATTGTTGATTACCCTGATTGTCGCTTATCAATTATTGGGGATGGCAGCTTAAAGGAAGAATGCCTCAATCAGGTAAAAACCCTGGGATTGTCTGAATCTGTTAGGTTTTTAGGCTACAATAAAAAGCCGTGGGATTGGGTGAATCCAGGAAGCGTATCCATTCTTACCTCGAGTTTTGAAGGTTTGCCCAATGCAGTTTTAGAAGCTATGGCTGCAGGAATTATTTGCATTGTGCCTAACCTGGCAGTAATGAAAGAAATCGCTAAGGCCGGTTCAGAATTAATAATCTATGAAGTTGGTAATCAAAACAAGCTAATAGAGGCAATGAAATTATTGCTGGAGATGACGCCAGAGGAAAAGTTGCTGATGATTCGAACAGCACGAACCAGAGTAGAACAAGATTTTGATGCCCATAAAATGGCAGATAAATATCTCAATTTATATCAGACTATTTATCGCAACAAAGTATTAACTAAGCATACAGCCGATAAGGTACGCGGAAGCAGCGGCTATTAA
- a CDS encoding tetratricopeptide repeat protein: MASSNPKQSGVNPSSQTQSETKLSDFPKAAGTNAKLKDQAPPVNPVQHNENLPLSCAQERVRLTLPQLSTEIYHQLRLYTLAWKGKRVRPKSLIVGMNTNGSKQPLFWCLQGFRELSQLAKYLGFDQPIYGMRSGHLIMKYTQKNIQALAAHYLGEILAVEPDGPYLLGGNCQSASIIFEIAQQLISQGKTVTLLCLVERFIPRPYPGPIALLFGRQSKFNPYKFFRNPELGWSKFYPGELYVDLVPGRHGEFFNEPKIQVNKPKIQVLVEKVQYYIEKTQSQPTPPQLPLNQTKYPLLPNHAYRAQLTAPTSLVALPGQTLVIEVKVKNLSSLTWLETAKSGIRVGNHWLDHNGKVRQWSDGRVDLGSDLPPDSEIELFLEVTTPMAEGHYCLELDLVEEGITWFKHKGSKTTTVQVSVNPDPDEITKEEANSEVYRRRGDSAFEKGDFETAILNYQNALQLSPSGPVEVYKNLGDALSQKQKFSEAITAYTEALKLQPDHEQVYFRLGSAQLMQQDLNGAIASYQKGIELSVEQAWMYRILGQAFQYQGNLESAIATYTKAIALQPDHAITYILLGNAHLLADHLELAMANYNKAIQLQPDQPGAYHCLGNAQLQAKDVENAIASYHKAIALNPEYFPAYKSLGDLFKELKKLDEAIAAYDKALKLQPNNRDVASSKDRLMWRKKLQSRA, from the coding sequence ATGGCATCCTCCAATCCCAAACAATCCGGTGTTAATCCTTCGAGCCAAACCCAGTCTGAAACAAAACTTTCAGATTTCCCGAAAGCTGCTGGGACTAACGCCAAATTAAAAGATCAGGCTCCTCCGGTTAACCCTGTCCAACATAACGAAAACCTACCCCTTTCCTGTGCCCAAGAACGGGTGAGGCTAACCCTGCCTCAACTTTCAACAGAAATCTATCATCAACTGCGACTCTACACTCTTGCATGGAAAGGTAAACGGGTCAGACCCAAATCCTTGATCGTGGGCATGAACACCAATGGGTCTAAACAGCCCTTATTCTGGTGCTTGCAGGGGTTTAGAGAACTCAGTCAACTGGCGAAGTATCTAGGTTTTGACCAGCCTATCTACGGCATGCGCTCGGGGCACCTGATCATGAAATATACCCAAAAGAACATTCAAGCCTTAGCAGCTCACTACCTCGGGGAAATCCTAGCCGTGGAGCCAGATGGTCCTTACCTATTGGGAGGAAATTGTCAAAGTGCATCGATCATCTTTGAAATTGCCCAACAACTTATTTCTCAAGGCAAAACCGTGACTTTACTTTGTCTGGTCGAAAGATTCATCCCCCGACCCTATCCTGGTCCGATTGCCCTGTTGTTTGGTCGTCAGAGTAAGTTTAACCCCTACAAATTCTTCCGCAACCCAGAACTAGGCTGGAGCAAATTCTATCCAGGAGAACTCTATGTTGACCTAGTTCCTGGTCGTCATGGGGAGTTCTTCAATGAACCCAAGATTCAGGTTAATAAACCCAAGATTCAGGTTTTGGTGGAAAAAGTGCAGTATTACATTGAGAAAACTCAGTCACAGCCAACTCCACCCCAGTTGCCCCTCAATCAGACCAAATATCCCTTACTACCCAACCATGCCTATCGCGCCCAGCTGACGGCTCCCACATCTCTCGTCGCTCTCCCTGGTCAGACTCTGGTAATTGAGGTCAAAGTCAAGAATCTCTCCTCCCTGACTTGGCTTGAGACCGCTAAGAGTGGCATCCGAGTCGGGAATCACTGGTTAGATCACAATGGCAAAGTCCGACAGTGGTCTGATGGCCGAGTAGACTTGGGTTCGGATTTGCCCCCCGACTCAGAAATTGAACTGTTCTTGGAGGTGACCACACCCATGGCTGAGGGTCACTACTGTTTAGAACTGGATCTGGTGGAAGAGGGGATAACTTGGTTCAAACACAAAGGTTCCAAGACCACAACAGTTCAGGTGAGTGTCAATCCTGACCCAGACGAGATCACCAAAGAGGAAGCCAATTCTGAGGTCTATCGCCGCCGAGGTGACTCAGCCTTTGAGAAAGGGGATTTCGAAACCGCCATCCTCAACTACCAAAACGCCCTTCAACTCTCACCGTCTGGACCAGTTGAAGTTTATAAAAACCTAGGAGATGCTCTGAGCCAGAAACAGAAGTTCTCCGAAGCCATAACTGCCTATACCGAAGCTCTTAAGTTACAGCCAGATCATGAACAGGTCTATTTTAGGCTGGGTTCGGCTCAGTTGATGCAACAGGATCTAAACGGAGCAATTGCCAGTTACCAAAAAGGGATTGAGCTGTCTGTCGAACAGGCTTGGATGTACCGAATCCTCGGGCAAGCTTTCCAGTACCAAGGAAACTTAGAGTCGGCGATCGCTACCTATACTAAAGCGATCGCATTACAACCAGACCATGCCATCACCTACATCCTATTGGGGAATGCCCACCTTTTAGCTGACCATCTCGAGCTCGCCATGGCTAACTATAACAAAGCGATTCAGTTACAGCCAGACCAACCAGGGGCTTATCACTGCTTGGGGAATGCTCAGCTCCAAGCTAAAGATGTAGAAAACGCGATCGCTTCTTATCACAAAGCCATTGCTTTGAATCCCGAATATTTTCCAGCCTACAAAAGCCTGGGAGACCTGTTCAAGGAGCTTAAGAAATTAGACGAAGCGATCGCGGCTTACGACAAAGCCCTGAAATTACAGCCGAACAATCGGGATGTGGCTTCCAGTAAAGATAGGCTGATGTGGCGCAAAAAACTCCAGAGTCGTGCTTAA
- a CDS encoding polysaccharide pyruvyl transferase family protein, whose amino-acid sequence MKLFYYQYSPKRFPGGINNFGDDLNPWLWQQLIPNLLDDDESTAFVGIGTLLNNLLPKRLPNARRIIIFSTGVGYEKLPKLQDSWTIYCVRGPLSAKALDISPQLAVTDGAVLVRRLFHPTSQKIHQFAVMPHAKSARYGGQAWHQICEQIGFKYIDPRLPVEQVLSAISKTNILLTEAMHGAIVADALRIPWIPICTNPSILAFKWQDWCLSVGLKYQPQYIMPLWDLYPRTARGIRSSIRYANFCFNWLKQDQLHSVKTLWGEKQQLIATQLFRIAQTTSPYLSNDHRIEQLTTELEERLDKLKSRMNYQR is encoded by the coding sequence ATGAAACTCTTCTACTACCAATACTCACCCAAACGATTCCCTGGTGGTATCAATAACTTTGGAGATGACCTAAACCCTTGGTTATGGCAACAGTTAATCCCTAACTTACTAGATGACGATGAAAGCACCGCCTTTGTTGGAATCGGTACCCTCCTAAATAATTTACTCCCCAAGCGTTTACCCAATGCTCGCCGAATCATCATTTTTAGTACCGGAGTCGGTTATGAAAAATTACCAAAACTCCAAGATTCCTGGACAATTTACTGTGTAAGAGGACCCCTCTCAGCAAAAGCCTTAGACATTTCCCCTCAATTAGCCGTTACCGATGGAGCAGTGCTAGTCAGACGACTCTTCCATCCAACCAGTCAAAAAATCCATCAATTTGCCGTTATGCCCCATGCTAAATCTGCCAGATATGGCGGTCAAGCCTGGCATCAAATCTGTGAACAAATCGGCTTTAAGTATATTGACCCTCGTTTGCCTGTCGAGCAAGTATTATCTGCTATCAGCAAAACCAACATCTTACTAACAGAAGCCATGCATGGAGCAATTGTAGCCGATGCCCTACGAATTCCCTGGATTCCCATCTGCACTAATCCAAGTATCTTGGCATTTAAATGGCAGGATTGGTGCTTATCCGTTGGTTTGAAATACCAACCCCAATATATCATGCCTCTGTGGGATTTATATCCTAGAACAGCACGGGGAATTCGTTCCTCAATCCGTTATGCTAACTTTTGCTTCAATTGGCTCAAACAAGATCAGTTGCATTCAGTCAAGACACTTTGGGGTGAAAAACAACAATTAATCGCCACTCAACTATTCAGAATCGCTCAAACTACCTCTCCCTACTTAAGTAATGATCATCGGATCGAACAACTTACCACTGAATTGGAAGAAAGGTTAGATAAATTGAAATCAAGGATGAATTATCAAAGATGA
- a CDS encoding ABC transporter permease — protein sequence MTNEQLYHQQEELPLDMVNSQPKLRVSWQGIFSLVMFFYMYLPLLVLTFYSFNDSKYSAQWQGFTFKWYLKLWQDESVRTALFNSLTVALVAVGISAVLGTMMAVGLARYQFPGKRLYRGISYLPLIIPDIAIAVATLIFLAVMAIPLSLWTIIAAHIVFCLAYIAIVVSSRITQLDPHLEEAALDLGATPLQAFIKILLPELMPGIIAGCLLSFVLSMDDFLISSFTAGTGATTLPMEIFSRIRTGVKPDINALSVLLILVSGAVAFIAEWLRYRSVENR from the coding sequence ATGACTAATGAGCAACTCTACCATCAGCAGGAGGAGCTTCCCCTAGACATGGTAAACTCTCAACCAAAACTCCGGGTTTCTTGGCAAGGTATTTTCTCCCTGGTGATGTTCTTTTATATGTACCTACCCCTGCTGGTACTGACGTTTTATAGCTTCAATGACTCTAAATACAGCGCCCAGTGGCAGGGATTCACTTTTAAGTGGTACCTAAAACTATGGCAGGACGAGAGTGTAAGGACAGCACTATTCAATAGTCTCACGGTAGCGCTAGTGGCAGTAGGAATTTCTGCGGTATTGGGTACCATGATGGCAGTCGGTTTAGCCCGTTACCAGTTTCCAGGGAAACGCTTGTATCGAGGGATATCCTACTTACCCCTGATTATCCCAGATATTGCGATCGCAGTAGCAACTCTAATCTTTTTGGCAGTTATGGCTATTCCTCTTAGTCTGTGGACTATCATAGCAGCTCATATAGTTTTCTGTTTGGCTTATATTGCCATTGTTGTTTCCTCCCGTATCACCCAGCTTGACCCTCACCTAGAAGAAGCAGCCCTTGATTTAGGAGCAACGCCCCTACAAGCTTTTATAAAAATATTACTACCGGAATTGATGCCAGGGATTATTGCCGGTTGTTTATTATCTTTTGTCCTAAGTATGGATGATTTTCTGATTTCTAGTTTTACGGCTGGGACTGGTGCAACTACCCTACCCATGGAAATCTTTAGCCGCATCCGCACTGGTGTTAAGCCAGATATAAATGCTCTTAGTGTTTTGCTAATCCTGGTATCAGGTGCAGTTGCTTTTATAGCTGAATGGCTCCGTTATCGGAGTGTGGAAAATCGGTAA
- a CDS encoding ABC transporter permease, whose amino-acid sequence MQDKRHLRWQWLEPLGLLSPAGIWLALLLVLPTLVIFELSLVPNIRPGDVVNPSGIDNYLRVFDPVILQVMGRSLFLAMGTTVICLVLGFPVAYWIAQLAPKRWQNLLLLGFILPLWTSSLLRSYAWITILRPTGVLNTVLTSIGLPGLDLLNRSAAVLIAMAYSFLPYMVLILYASIEKLDKRLLEAAADLGANPYQTFWKVTVPQTLPGIAAGSLLVFISGLGDFVNPELLGGASSMTGARLIYNQFLGATQNWGFGSALSMMLILVVSIAIALLIKYGDPKAQP is encoded by the coding sequence ATGCAAGATAAGAGACACTTACGATGGCAGTGGTTAGAACCCCTAGGATTGCTCAGTCCAGCAGGTATATGGTTAGCTTTGTTGTTGGTGCTGCCAACCCTAGTGATTTTTGAACTAAGTTTGGTACCCAACATTAGACCAGGAGATGTGGTCAATCCGTCTGGTATTGATAATTATTTGCGGGTATTTGATCCAGTAATCTTGCAAGTGATGGGGCGATCGCTTTTTTTGGCCATGGGAACCACTGTGATTTGTCTTGTGCTAGGATTTCCCGTGGCTTATTGGATTGCTCAGCTAGCACCCAAGCGGTGGCAAAATTTACTGCTGCTGGGTTTTATCTTACCGTTATGGACATCTTCTCTACTGCGTTCTTATGCCTGGATTACCATTCTGCGACCGACTGGGGTTCTCAATACAGTACTGACTAGTATTGGACTACCAGGGTTGGATTTGCTCAATCGTAGTGCTGCTGTATTGATTGCCATGGCTTACAGCTTTCTGCCATATATGGTCTTGATTCTCTATGCGTCTATAGAAAAGTTAGACAAACGTTTGTTAGAAGCGGCGGCGGATTTAGGGGCAAATCCCTATCAAACGTTTTGGAAAGTAACTGTACCCCAAACTCTACCAGGAATTGCTGCAGGTTCTTTGCTGGTATTTATCTCTGGATTAGGGGATTTTGTTAATCCGGAATTGCTAGGGGGAGCATCCAGTATGACTGGAGCAAGATTGATTTATAACCAGTTTTTAGGAGCTACTCAAAACTGGGGATTTGGGTCAGCTTTGAGTATGATGTTAATTTTGGTGGTAAGTATAGCGATCGCACTTTTGATTAAGTATGGTGATCCAAAAGCACAGCCATAG